One Haloplasma contractile SSD-17B DNA segment encodes these proteins:
- a CDS encoding sugar phosphate isomerase/epimerase family protein, translated as MVQYLVSTTMLPRAIGKDFTDYTAIPMVISQLEVDGVELVFLPEWDTRFAPITKTSADWDSCQKISVSDIANWIKQHQINVPSVHLNRDIGNLLCSNDLTLIKRGEKILEENLAAASTLKTEVVVLHLWDTYKNKIDIIELYNRVYEICKTYSLKLTIENIPLSDQTITTLQAWSILKKLMPDHYGFTLDLNWCSLYDNFEELLSMIKSIHNIHVQGYVNHHLNIIEPRVGNLDLMSSISRLKNLNYNKYITLELSKAADLSDFTQALKLIRRQFE; from the coding sequence ATGGTTCAATATTTAGTTTCCACAACTATGTTACCAAGGGCAATCGGAAAAGATTTTACTGATTATACGGCTATCCCAATGGTTATTAGTCAATTAGAAGTAGATGGAGTTGAGTTGGTGTTTTTGCCTGAATGGGATACCAGGTTTGCTCCTATAACGAAAACATCAGCCGACTGGGACTCATGTCAAAAAATTAGTGTTAGTGACATTGCTAATTGGATCAAACAACATCAGATTAATGTCCCATCTGTCCATTTGAATAGGGATATTGGAAACCTATTGTGTTCGAATGATCTTACTTTAATTAAAAGAGGAGAAAAGATACTTGAAGAAAACTTAGCTGCTGCTAGTACACTAAAAACGGAAGTGGTTGTGTTACATTTATGGGATACTTATAAGAATAAAATTGATATAATAGAACTCTATAACAGAGTTTATGAAATATGCAAAACATATTCACTGAAGCTAACTATTGAAAATATACCACTTAGTGATCAAACAATAACTACACTGCAAGCGTGGTCGATTTTAAAAAAGTTGATGCCTGATCATTATGGTTTCACGCTCGACCTGAACTGGTGCTCTTTATACGATAATTTCGAAGAACTCTTATCTATGATCAAATCAATACACAATATTCATGTACAAGGATATGTCAATCATCATCTAAATATAATTGAGCCAAGAGTTGGGAATCTTGATCTAATGAGTTCTATAAGTAGGCTCAAAAATCTCAATTATAATAAATATATAACATTAGAATTAAGCAAAGCAGCTGATTTATCGGACTTTACTCAGGCACTTAAGTTGATTCGCAGACAGTTTGAATAA
- a CDS encoding GNAT family N-acetyltransferase — protein MGIQFRNYINETGITEDYFKVRSFLVKLGSTNYTYARWDWMITHSHLDQYALGKIGLWEDSNQIIGVALYDVKIGYAYCLALPDYEYMKKEMLLYAKENLSKDTEFAVVIPDTDINFQDIATNLGFMPTTHKECDAIFYIEKTGTDYSLPEGFRLTTMKETYSPFQYRRVLWKGFNHEINGEGEFAFSEEQEKEVKCEMLRPNVDLNLKIAVVAPDGNFVSYCGMWYDDQTDFAIIEPVATDPDYRKMGLGKAAVLEGIRRVGELGAKRVLVGSSQQFYYSIGMRPFSSATEWKSK, from the coding sequence ATGGGAATTCAATTTAGAAATTATATAAATGAAACGGGTATTACAGAAGATTATTTCAAAGTTAGAAGTTTCTTAGTAAAATTAGGGAGTACAAATTATACTTATGCTAGGTGGGACTGGATGATTACGCACAGTCACTTAGATCAATATGCGTTAGGCAAGATTGGTTTATGGGAAGACTCTAATCAGATTATAGGTGTTGCATTATATGATGTTAAAATTGGCTATGCATATTGTTTAGCCTTACCTGATTATGAGTACATGAAAAAAGAGATGTTGTTATATGCAAAAGAGAATCTTTCAAAAGATACTGAATTTGCTGTGGTAATTCCTGATACAGACATAAATTTTCAAGATATTGCAACTAATCTTGGCTTTATGCCAACCACTCATAAAGAGTGTGATGCTATTTTTTATATAGAAAAAACAGGTACAGACTATTCTTTACCAGAAGGGTTTAGACTGACTACAATGAAGGAAACCTATAGTCCATTTCAGTATAGGAGAGTTTTATGGAAAGGATTTAACCATGAGATAAATGGTGAAGGCGAATTCGCATTTTCTGAAGAACAAGAAAAAGAAGTAAAATGCGAAATGTTAAGACCCAATGTTGATTTAAATCTAAAAATAGCGGTTGTTGCACCAGATGGAAATTTTGTTTCTTATTGTGGAATGTGGTATGACGATCAAACAGATTTTGCTATTATAGAGCCCGTAGCTACCGATCCTGATTATAGAAAAATGGGACTTGGTAAAGCAGCAGTACTTGAGGGGATTAGACGTGTAGGAGAACTTGGAGCAAAGAGAGTTTTAGTAGGTTCATCACAACAGTTTTATTATAGTATAGGAATGCGTCCATTCTCATCAGCTACTGAATGGAAAAGTAAATAG
- a CDS encoding class I SAM-dependent methyltransferase: MTIGNYEKYATLWDWSGYDRTEEFEFWSKMASHYGNKVLSPMAAIGEVGAYMSNNGFNVTVSDLTREMVAEGHKRYGHLPNIEFIQADVRYHNFTQDIFDFAFIGSTDLHHLQTIEDVRMALQSIHHCLKPAGGLGLELWYPSNQ; the protein is encoded by the coding sequence ATGACAATAGGAAACTATGAAAAGTATGCAACTCTATGGGATTGGTCCGGTTATGACCGTACTGAGGAATTTGAATTTTGGAGTAAAATGGCAAGTCATTATGGGAATAAAGTCCTATCTCCAATGGCTGCAATAGGAGAAGTCGGTGCATATATGTCTAATAACGGATTTAATGTGACTGTCTCGGATCTGACACGTGAAATGGTCGCAGAAGGTCATAAAAGGTACGGTCATTTACCAAATATTGAATTTATCCAAGCTGATGTTCGTTATCATAATTTCACTCAAGATATCTTTGATTTTGCTTTTATTGGATCGACTGATCTACATCATTTACAAACAATAGAAGATGTGAGAATGGCACTTCAATCCATCCATCATTGTTTAAAACCTGCAGGAGGTCTAGGGCTTGAACTATGGTATCCGTCAAATCAATAA
- a CDS encoding aminoglycoside phosphotransferase family protein: MKNKRPKCSIVKSVASRYLENIISVEPVHKGTSTFVYRLITETGIFYIRFLPEKASFASEVLVHNTLYELDVKVPKVIAFEHKDKETNLSVMIIEEIAGICLEDSDSQLDFKEILRNAGKQLALIHTISVDGFGWIDKSSHIKLKGENQRFEDYFNLYLENDLQALCKYSFSNEEIKQIRRLMISAGSILNVEKAVLVHGDFDISHIFHKDGRYTGIIDFGEVRGNNRLYDLATFAGFYQDRKLYSYLLKGYCEITPLSARDLYATELMALFIILRFLGKKVNTKFSNHWFKLAKKQLNHINNLDNVEQLLDITRH, translated from the coding sequence ATGAAAAATAAAAGGCCAAAATGCAGCATTGTAAAAAGTGTTGCAAGTAGGTATCTAGAAAATATTATTAGTGTAGAACCTGTTCACAAAGGAACATCTACATTTGTTTACCGTTTAATAACAGAGACAGGAATATTTTATATACGTTTTTTACCCGAAAAGGCTAGTTTTGCAAGCGAAGTATTAGTACACAATACATTGTATGAGCTAGATGTTAAGGTTCCCAAAGTAATTGCATTCGAACATAAAGATAAAGAAACGAACTTGTCTGTTATGATTATTGAAGAGATTGCTGGTATATGCTTAGAAGATAGTGATTCACAACTGGACTTTAAAGAAATATTACGTAATGCAGGTAAACAATTGGCTCTAATACACACTATTTCAGTAGATGGTTTTGGATGGATCGATAAAAGTTCGCACATTAAACTAAAAGGAGAGAATCAAAGATTTGAAGATTACTTTAACCTATATCTTGAAAATGATTTGCAAGCTCTTTGCAAATATTCCTTCTCAAATGAAGAAATAAAGCAAATTCGAAGACTTATGATATCAGCAGGATCAATTTTAAATGTAGAGAAGGCTGTTCTTGTGCATGGAGATTTTGATATATCGCATATATTTCATAAAGATGGTAGGTATACTGGGATCATTGACTTTGGTGAGGTACGTGGAAATAATCGTCTCTATGACCTAGCCACATTTGCAGGTTTCTATCAGGATAGAAAATTATACTCATATCTTTTAAAAGGATATTGTGAAATAACACCTTTATCTGCTAGGGATTTATACGCTACAGAATTAATGGCTTTATTTATTATCCTCAGATTTCTAGGTAAAAAAGTTAACACTAAATTCTCTAATCACTGGTTTAAATTAGCAAAAAAACAACTTAATCACATAAACAACTTAGATAATGTTGAACAGTTGTTAGATATAACTCGTCATTGA
- a CDS encoding D-cysteine desulfhydrase family protein, giving the protein MIKLPKRIHLANIPTRIERLDRLTKELGGPRLFIKRDDETGTEVSGNKVRKMEYIVRQALDQGCDYLITCGGIQSNHARSTAAIAAKLGMGSALILRNRGNNELDGNYFLNQLLGATIKLITPDEYKSRRMEIMRDTKLELEKEGHRPYIIPEGGSMGIGTFGYVNAMLEIQEQEKELGVHFDAIVLAVGSGGTYSGLFLANKLLKRDSTVYGINVCDDACYFKNQIANVLKDSFQYVDVELEFSKNEINILDGYVGEGYAVSRPEELRFIRYLAKLEGVILDPVYTGKAMYGLVNEIKSGNLNHHKNILFIHTGGLFGLFPKKMSIFDTKK; this is encoded by the coding sequence TTGATAAAATTACCAAAACGGATTCATTTAGCAAACATACCAACAAGAATTGAACGTCTTGATCGGCTTACTAAAGAATTAGGGGGACCTCGACTATTTATAAAACGTGATGATGAGACGGGTACTGAGGTATCTGGTAATAAAGTAAGAAAGATGGAGTATATTGTTAGACAAGCATTAGATCAAGGATGTGACTATTTAATTACCTGTGGTGGAATTCAGTCTAATCATGCAAGGTCAACGGCTGCAATCGCTGCTAAGTTAGGAATGGGTTCAGCACTTATACTTAGGAACCGTGGAAATAACGAGTTAGACGGGAATTATTTTTTAAATCAACTATTAGGTGCAACTATCAAACTGATTACACCTGATGAATATAAAAGTAGACGCATGGAGATTATGAGAGATACTAAATTAGAACTAGAAAAAGAAGGACATAGACCTTATATCATACCAGAGGGAGGATCAATGGGAATTGGGACATTTGGATATGTTAATGCAATGCTAGAGATACAAGAACAAGAGAAGGAGTTAGGGGTTCACTTTGACGCCATTGTACTAGCCGTAGGATCTGGCGGAACGTATAGCGGTCTCTTTCTAGCAAATAAACTACTTAAGCGAGACTCTACTGTTTATGGTATTAACGTGTGTGATGATGCATGTTATTTTAAGAATCAAATAGCTAATGTACTAAAGGATAGCTTTCAATATGTAGATGTAGAACTAGAGTTCTCTAAAAATGAAATAAACATACTAGATGGATATGTAGGAGAAGGGTATGCCGTATCAAGACCTGAGGAACTAAGGTTTATACGCTATTTAGCAAAATTAGAAGGCGTGATTTTAGACCCGGTTTATACAGGGAAAGCAATGTATGGATTAGTAAACGAAATTAAGAGTGGAAATTTAAATCATCATAAAAATATCTTATTTATTCATACGGGAGGATTATTTGGATTATTTCCAAAAAAGATGTCAATCTTTGATACTAAAAAATAA
- a CDS encoding peroxidase-related enzyme (This protein belongs to a clade of uncharacterized proteins related to peroxidases such as the alkylhydroperoxidase AhpD.): protein MAWIKEIETEEAEGKLKEVYEIITSRTKGSVANILKVHSIHPDIMEAHLNLYEKIMFGESGLSRSQREMIAVVVSSANSCEYUTAHHGEALRFASDDDRLMKEIAEDFTKANITNEEKLMLYYAEKLTKESYKVTERDIDGLRKVGFSDRDIFDVNQVVAYFNYVNRIADGLGVNLENN from the coding sequence ATGGCTTGGATTAAGGAAATAGAAACAGAAGAAGCAGAAGGAAAGTTAAAAGAGGTTTATGAAATAATTACCTCTAGAACAAAGGGAAGTGTAGCCAATATATTAAAAGTACATAGTATACATCCGGATATAATGGAAGCACATCTTAATTTATATGAAAAGATTATGTTTGGAGAATCAGGTTTATCAAGAAGTCAAAGAGAAATGATTGCAGTCGTTGTGTCAAGTGCAAATAGCTGTGAGTACTGAACAGCTCATCACGGAGAGGCTCTCCGTTTTGCATCAGATGACGATCGTTTAATGAAAGAGATTGCAGAAGACTTTACTAAAGCGAACATCACAAATGAAGAAAAATTGATGCTTTACTATGCTGAAAAATTGACGAAAGAATCCTATAAAGTAACGGAAAGAGATATAGATGGACTGAGGAAAGTAGGTTTTAGTGATCGAGATATCTTTGATGTAAATCAAGTAGTCGCTTACTTTAATTATGTCAATCGTATAGCTGATGGTCTTGGAGTGAATTTAGAAAATAATTAA
- a CDS encoding NUDIX hydrolase → MNNQQFARRQPNFIGEEHIRKYAVLVPIIKTEKRLCILFERRANHLRIGPLEISFPGGKLEKNETIQACAIRETMEELNIHQNQVEIIGPGDVFFSPFSLIIYPYLGVINDYKDTFSEDEVENIIKIPLKFFMNHSPDHFRSELINHPPKDFPYEWIPYGRDYPWSKGSYDLYFYHYQETIIWGITAHIVKSMVSLIQDYQLFKTDLIRN, encoded by the coding sequence TATGCTGTGTTAGTGCCTATTATTAAGACCGAGAAGCGGTTATGTATTCTATTTGAAAGACGAGCAAATCATTTACGTATAGGTCCTTTAGAAATCAGTTTTCCAGGTGGTAAATTAGAAAAGAATGAAACTATACAAGCATGTGCTATTAGGGAAACTATGGAAGAACTTAATATACATCAGAATCAAGTTGAGATTATTGGACCAGGTGATGTGTTTTTTTCGCCTTTCTCATTAATAATTTATCCATATCTAGGTGTGATCAATGATTATAAAGATACATTTAGTGAAGACGAAGTCGAGAATATTATAAAGATTCCTCTTAAATTTTTTATGAATCATTCACCTGACCATTTTAGAAGTGAGTTAATTAATCATCCACCTAAAGACTTCCCCTATGAATGGATACCTTATGGTAGGGATTATCCGTGGTCTAAAGGAAGTTATGATCTTTACTTTTACCATTATCAAGAAACGATTATATGGGGAATTACGGCCCATATCGTTAAGTCAATGGTGAGTTTGATACAAGATTATCAGTTATTTAAAACTGATTTAATAAGGAACTAG
- a CDS encoding GNAT family N-acetyltransferase: MNETKLVVEKPTKQVLEEYSKISIRYKVESVYKLQYIRSGLGGIMLVEEPVKPQFKDYDSNDDNPSLLINQFDLTNWAVISAFEGEKRVGGAILAYNTKGVNMLQDRDDLVVVWDIRVNNEYRGMGIGTKLFQECIEWAKENDCTRLKVETQNNNVVACKFYASQDAKLSNINKFVYADVPDEVQFIWSIDID; this comes from the coding sequence ATGAATGAAACAAAACTAGTTGTTGAAAAGCCTACAAAACAAGTGCTAGAAGAATACAGTAAAATATCAATTCGATATAAGGTTGAGTCAGTTTATAAATTACAATATATTAGGAGCGGACTAGGTGGAATTATGCTTGTTGAGGAGCCTGTTAAACCTCAGTTTAAGGACTATGATTCGAACGATGATAATCCAAGTTTACTTATTAATCAATTTGATTTAACAAATTGGGCAGTGATTTCAGCTTTTGAAGGTGAAAAACGAGTTGGTGGTGCAATTCTTGCTTATAACACGAAGGGTGTTAACATGTTACAAGATAGAGATGACTTAGTGGTTGTCTGGGACATTCGAGTAAATAACGAGTATAGAGGGATGGGAATAGGAACAAAACTATTTCAAGAATGTATAGAGTGGGCAAAAGAAAATGATTGTACAAGACTAAAGGTGGAAACACAAAATAATAATGTTGTGGCATGTAAATTTTATGCTAGTCAGGATGCAAAATTGAGTAATATTAATAAATTTGTTTATGCTGATGTTCCTGATGAGGTGCAATTTATTTGGAGTATTGATATAGATTAA
- a CDS encoding GNAT family N-acetyltransferase: MKVIKLTLLHHEDVVSLFGDDIKKYYFIIEDLIRFDYSAENFNVFGEYENNKLNSILLNNFDNLTYYSKTNRNVEIYRDIINGLEFKKISGPSHLVEKFIPFIDINNDTLSYLGYVDQVCKKRNHSSLSIKFIGTVAELGYYYDLLKLTEEYQTIPEKEVYINNFKNTINKNNRTAYLSVDGVMVSAASTAIENEKSAIVIGVITNPKFRNNGYGSDVLIHLFETLLEEGKFPYLFYNNSIARKVYKNLGVKEVCKWRVIGVNEY; encoded by the coding sequence TTGAAGGTTATAAAACTAACCCTTTTACATCATGAAGATGTAGTAAGTTTATTTGGCGATGATATAAAGAAGTATTATTTTATAATTGAAGATCTAATTCGATTTGATTATTCGGCTGAAAACTTTAACGTTTTTGGTGAGTATGAAAATAATAAGTTGAACTCGATTTTATTAAATAACTTTGACAACCTAACATATTATAGTAAAACGAATAGGAATGTAGAGATATACAGAGACATTATAAACGGTTTAGAATTTAAAAAAATTTCTGGTCCTAGTCATTTAGTTGAAAAGTTCATTCCTTTTATTGACATTAATAACGACACGTTATCGTATCTAGGTTATGTCGATCAGGTTTGTAAAAAAAGAAACCACTCTAGTCTATCTATCAAATTTATAGGAACAGTAGCTGAATTAGGATATTATTATGATTTATTAAAGTTAACTGAAGAATATCAAACGATACCTGAAAAAGAAGTATATATTAATAACTTTAAAAATACTATTAATAAAAATAATCGAACTGCATACTTATCAGTTGATGGAGTGATGGTGTCAGCAGCTTCCACTGCTATTGAGAATGAGAAAAGTGCTATAGTTATTGGAGTGATAACCAATCCTAAATTTAGGAATAACGGATACGGAAGTGATGTTTTGATCCATTTGTTTGAAACACTATTAGAAGAGGGGAAATTTCCTTATTTATTTTATAATAATTCAATTGCACGTAAAGTTTATAAAAATTTAGGAGTAAAAGAAGTTTGTAAATGGAGAGTAATAGGTGTTAACGAATATTAA
- a CDS encoding glycine/sarcosine/betaine reductase selenoprotein B family protein yields the protein MDILKVEKFLQSKVDPDFRMIDNREREIPFTLMSKPISEAKIALISSAGLYSKGGLPFDTEDLFGDTSFRIISKDVTMEDLDIAHTHYDHKYIREDINTVFPVELLKELEKQGEIGELVNQNYSFSGYILKTEELKKDLSIKVLNLLQEDQVDAVILAPV from the coding sequence ATGGATATTTTAAAAGTAGAGAAATTTCTTCAAAGTAAAGTGGATCCGGATTTTCGAATGATTGATAATCGCGAAAGAGAAATCCCTTTTACTTTGATGAGTAAACCAATATCTGAGGCAAAAATTGCGTTAATATCATCGGCGGGATTATATTCAAAGGGGGGATTACCTTTTGATACTGAAGACTTATTTGGTGATACAAGTTTTAGAATAATTTCTAAAGATGTAACGATGGAGGATTTAGATATTGCACATACGCACTATGACCATAAATACATTAGGGAAGACATAAACACAGTATTCCCAGTAGAATTATTAAAAGAATTGGAGAAACAAGGAGAAATAGGAGAATTAGTAAACCAAAACTACAGTTTTTCAGGTTATATTCTAAAAACGGAAGAGCTAAAGAAAGATTTATCGATCAAGGTATTGAACTTATTGCAAGAGGATCAAGTGGATGCGGTTATCCTAGCTCCCGTCTGA
- a CDS encoding DUF6897 domain-containing protein → MNPIVWVGVYLPIVVLLFVILPRQQMMQKHFIKKRNKRKGVFNMTNEFIKKYIGKKCKISTGSFGTHVQGEIIAVNEHWIEVKTKKGIELINTEFIQIIKFDA, encoded by the coding sequence TTGAATCCTATAGTTTGGGTAGGTGTATACTTACCAATAGTTGTCTTGTTATTCGTAATCTTACCGAGACAACAAATGATGCAAAAACATTTTATTAAGAAACGAAATAAGAGAAAGGGAGTTTTTAATATGACAAATGAATTTATTAAGAAGTATATTGGAAAGAAATGCAAGATCTCTACTGGTTCTTTTGGAACCCATGTGCAGGGTGAAATAATCGCTGTTAATGAACATTGGATTGAAGTTAAAACCAAAAAAGGGATTGAACTGATCAATACTGAATTTATTCAAATTATTAAATTCGATGCGTGA
- a CDS encoding LytTR family DNA-binding domain-containing protein: protein MNVKIVSNKQNYNKIKEKLEKGGFSICEDSQFVFYDHTAEVNHLIGKIDQEYEIIPINDIIYIESFSHDIFIHTEEEQYTIKEKLYQLEGMLESKGFMRANQSTIINKQYIKRIRPTLNSKFILKMKNGARVDITRSYYFKFKLLMNI, encoded by the coding sequence ATGAATGTCAAAATCGTCAGTAATAAGCAGAACTATAATAAGATAAAAGAGAAATTAGAAAAAGGTGGCTTTTCAATTTGTGAAGATAGTCAGTTTGTATTTTACGACCATACAGCCGAAGTGAATCATTTAATTGGCAAAATTGATCAGGAGTATGAAATTATTCCCATAAATGATATTATCTACATTGAAAGTTTCTCACATGATATTTTTATACATACAGAAGAGGAACAGTACACCATTAAAGAAAAACTCTATCAATTAGAAGGAATGTTAGAGTCGAAAGGCTTTATGCGTGCAAATCAATCAACTATAATTAATAAACAGTATATAAAAAGAATACGTCCAACATTAAATTCTAAGTTTATTTTGAAAATGAAGAATGGTGCACGAGTTGATATTACAAGATCGTACTACTTTAAATTTAAATTATTGATGAATATATAG
- a CDS encoding aminoglycoside phosphotransferase family protein → MESITKTKVTTEHIDRMVRKAFGEEIEVANIEELTEGYFNTAYLVTLNNGDKSVLKVSPSEDVTVMSYEKNLMKTEVFTLESIYSIGGIPVPKVLYYDKNKEIINSDYFFMEFVEGKPLNNVRDQLTSEQYNKISSQLGDYAKKINSLDGNYFGSISRVDKRYNTWSDAFLSMIKELLDDAENMNVLLPCKSNELYSMISGYQEVLNKVKKPSLVHKDMWEGNIFIDPKSSRITGIIDCERALFGDPLIEIVCGFLVENKRFMDTYMGKTELNKDEYIRVTLYKVYLFLLMVIEGAYRQYSDNSIENWAREQLNNTLEVLINIEKSV, encoded by the coding sequence ATGGAGAGTATAACGAAAACAAAAGTAACTACAGAACATATTGACAGAATGGTTAGGAAAGCGTTTGGAGAAGAAATAGAAGTAGCGAATATAGAAGAACTAACGGAGGGTTATTTTAATACTGCATATTTAGTTACTCTAAATAATGGAGATAAATCAGTACTTAAAGTTTCACCTTCAGAAGACGTTACGGTAATGAGTTATGAAAAAAACTTAATGAAAACTGAAGTATTTACACTAGAAAGCATTTATAGTATAGGAGGTATTCCTGTACCTAAAGTTCTTTATTATGATAAAAATAAAGAAATTATTAATAGTGACTATTTCTTCATGGAATTTGTAGAAGGAAAACCTCTAAATAATGTGCGTGATCAACTTACAAGTGAACAATATAATAAAATATCTTCCCAACTAGGAGATTATGCAAAAAAAATAAATAGCTTAGATGGAAATTACTTTGGATCAATTTCCCGAGTAGATAAACGATATAATACATGGTCAGATGCTTTTTTAAGTATGATAAAAGAGCTTTTAGATGATGCCGAGAATATGAATGTATTACTTCCTTGTAAAAGTAATGAATTATATTCTATGATTAGTGGATATCAAGAAGTGTTAAATAAAGTAAAAAAACCTTCCCTTGTACATAAAGATATGTGGGAAGGAAATATATTCATTGACCCCAAATCATCCAGAATTACAGGTATTATTGACTGTGAACGGGCACTGTTCGGAGATCCATTAATTGAAATTGTATGTGGTTTTTTAGTAGAAAACAAACGTTTTATGGATACATATATGGGAAAAACTGAATTAAATAAAGATGAGTATATAAGAGTAACACTTTACAAAGTATATTTATTTCTTTTAATGGTAATTGAAGGGGCGTATAGACAATACTCTGATAATAGTATCGAGAACTGGGCTAGAGAACAGCTTAATAATACATTAGAAGTTTTAATAAACATTGAAAAAAGTGTATAA
- a CDS encoding DUF3267 domain-containing protein has protein sequence MYTIYKDLPEYYEQFSSIDMKDNKKEFVLLNALSFIAIIPFFFILGAKGLTLKITSLWHLVGILLFFVGYILIIIIHEFIHAYFFKRNSKVRVTFKFHGFAASASVPGVYFQKKHYRIVALAPFVIITSVCLPFLFTLTGGAFLILYFIFAMHFSGCVGDFYVFYKLLKMPKETLIEDYGVGMRFFKPSEKSNKED, from the coding sequence ATGTATACAATTTATAAGGATTTACCAGAATATTATGAGCAATTTTCATCAATTGATATGAAAGACAATAAAAAGGAATTTGTTTTATTAAATGCTCTCTCGTTTATTGCAATAATACCTTTCTTTTTTATTTTAGGTGCAAAAGGTTTAACTCTTAAAATAACTTCTTTATGGCATCTTGTAGGAATTTTATTATTTTTCGTTGGGTATATTTTAATTATAATTATACATGAATTTATTCATGCATACTTCTTTAAACGAAATAGCAAAGTCAGAGTAACGTTTAAGTTTCATGGATTTGCGGCTAGTGCAAGTGTACCAGGTGTATACTTTCAAAAAAAGCACTATAGAATTGTTGCACTTGCACCTTTTGTTATCATTACCTCTGTTTGTTTACCGTTTTTATTTACACTAACAGGTGGAGCCTTTCTGATCTTATATTTTATTTTTGCAATGCACTTTTCTGGGTGTGTTGGTGACTTTTATGTGTTTTACAAATTATTGAAAATGCCAAAGGAAACACTAATTGAGGATTATGGTGTTGGGATGCGTTTTTTTAAGCCTTCTGAAAAGTCCAATAAGGAGGATTAG
- a CDS encoding HD domain-containing protein encodes MLKEKVIVEMKEVFHDMPKGIDHTLNVLQYAESIMDKEMLSNEEKEMISITAILHDVGIPEAKRKYGSSKGEYQEREGAIIAGNILDRIEYDSERANRVCYIVGNHHTKSKINGLDFQIIWEADMLVNLENNKLSQEELKECIKDNFKTDLGIKLAYEKYIDG; translated from the coding sequence ATGTTAAAAGAAAAAGTTATTGTAGAGATGAAAGAGGTATTTCATGATATGCCTAAGGGAATCGACCATACACTTAATGTATTACAGTATGCTGAATCAATTATGGATAAAGAGATGCTAAGTAATGAAGAAAAAGAGATGATCTCAATTACTGCTATTTTGCATGATGTAGGCATTCCAGAAGCGAAGCGTAAATATGGTTCGAGTAAGGGTGAATATCAAGAAAGAGAAGGAGCTATTATTGCCGGAAATATATTAGATAGAATTGAGTATGATTCAGAGCGAGCTAATAGAGTTTGCTATATAGTCGGAAATCATCATACAAAGTCAAAGATAAATGGGTTGGATTTTCAAATTATCTGGGAAGCGGATATGTTAGTAAATCTTGAGAATAATAAATTAAGCCAAGAGGAACTAAAAGAATGTATTAAGGATAATTTTAAAACAGACTTAGGAATAAAACTTGCATACGAGAAATACATTGATGGGTAG
- a CDS encoding CD3324 family protein, giving the protein MKYINAAEVLPKYLLNEIQKHINGKIIYIPSGYESMPWGEKNGSRQYYTNRNKQIKQYYKDGYSIEQLSQKYGLAYETVRKIIYKK; this is encoded by the coding sequence ATGAAATATATAAATGCAGCAGAAGTGTTACCAAAGTATTTACTAAATGAAATACAGAAACATATAAATGGAAAAATTATATATATACCAAGCGGGTATGAAAGTATGCCTTGGGGAGAAAAGAATGGATCAAGACAATACTACACAAATAGAAATAAACAGATAAAACAATATTATAAGGATGGTTATAGTATTGAACAACTATCACAAAAGTATGGATTAGCATATGAAACGGTACGCAAAATAATTTATAAAAAATAG